TTTCTAAAAGCTGATAAGCTCCATAAGCTCTTCCCTTGAAAAGCCCTTTAACAGGCCGGGGTCATCCTCTTTTATTATGCTCTCCATAAGGTCTTTTTTCCTGCTTATTATTGCAGAGATCTTCTCTTCAAGTGTTCCTTCAGTAACAAGCTTGAACACCTGTACACCGCGCTTCTGGCCTATCCTGTGAACCCGGTCTGTTGCCTGATCCTCCTTTGCGGCGTTCCACCACCTGTCATAGTGTATTACCACAGATGCGGCTATAAGGTCTATGCCAACTCCGCCTGCCTTTAGACTCCCGATAAAGACCCTGCAATCAGGATCATCACTGAACCTTTTTATGATATCACCCCTGTTGCGGCTCTTCCCGGTAAGAGAGATGAATCCGGTGCCCTGTTTGGCAAGATATCTTTCAATAATATTAATCATGTCGAGATACTGGCTGTATACCACTACCTTCTGACCGCTTTCAATCCCCTCGTTTAGGATTTCCTTAAATAGCTCCCACTTGCCTGATTCATATCTTTCATATTTTTCAGGGGCCTTTTCAATAAGTGCAGGGTGGTTACATATCTGTTTAAGCAGATTCAGGAGTGCGAAGATATGTATGTAGGGGACAGATGCCCTGCCATTTTTTAAAGTATCAATAAGCCCTGCGCCCCTTGATTCAACCGCGTTCCTGTAGAGCATAACCTGTTCTTTGCTGAGGGTGCATTTCAGCACATCCTCTATTTTTTCAGGCAGCTCCTCTAATACGCTCGTTTTGAGGCGACGAAGAATAAACGGGGAGACAACCCTTGCCAGCTCTTCCTGCCTTTCCTTTTTCCCCTGTTCCTGTATTGCCCTGATATATCGCAGGTAAAAATCCGTGTCAGACCCCAGGTATCCCGGCACAGTCAGGTCAAAGAGTACTTTAAGTTCTTCCAGACGGTTTTCTATGGGTGTTCCTGTAAGCCCCACTTTAATGTCTGCATTGATCTGCCTCGCGGCCCTGTGTGCCTTTGTTTCAGCATTTTTTATGTGCTGGATCTCATCAAATACAGTAACAGGGAAATGTCTCTCTGCAAGTTTTTCAATATCCCTCGTTAATATCCCGTATGACGTAAGGATAAGGCCGCCTGTCTTTATTGCCTCTTCAAGGTCACGCGCCCCGCCATGATATACGGTTTCCTTTAGAGAGGGGGCATGTTCCCTGATCTTTGCCTGCCAGTGGGAGAGTACAGTCATCGGGCATACAACTAGAAATGGCCCGGTAATTCCCTGCTCTTCTCTCAGTGAAAGTAAAAAGGCCATTACCTGATGTGTCTTACCAAGCCCCATATCATCGCATAGAAGTCCGCCAAAAAAATTTTCATACAGGTAGTAAAGCCATTCAGTTCCGAGCTTCTGGTATTCCCTGAGACTTGATCTTAATCCCGCAGGTACAGGCACAGGCCTTGATGGTTTCAGGGCAAGTATATTTTTAAGCAGGTCACCCACTTTTGATTTATTCCCGACAACATTAAGGTTTCTGCTGGATGTTTTAAAGCGGAGCAGGCCCGTTCTTGTCAGCTTTAATACTTCTGAACCGGTGTCAGGGTCTGTACCCTTAAAACAATCTGCTATCGCCCCTATTTCGGGTGACCTTGTATCTACCCAGCCGCTATCCGTTACAATATATCTCTCCCCGTTTTTTACAGCCCTGAGTATGTTATTAAGAGAAAGATCGCTGTTACCGAAACGGTATTTGATGGAAACCCGGCAGAAGTTTCTATCAATTGCCTCAGGCGATAAATCAATCCTTTCATATTCCTTCAGTATTTTGGCTGGCTTGACTTCCTTTGTAAGGAGAGTATCACTGTGAGCAGTCTCGCGTTCATCTTCATCAGCAAGCAAAGGGATCGCAGATTTTTTAAGGGCCATCTTCACGGGCGCCCTGAATTGTCTCTCTTTGCCGGGCCTTTCAAGCTCCGCCATAATACCAGGCTCAGGAAGATATATGAGGTCGTCATATTTGAAGCGGTCAATCCCCTCGCCTTTTAAAAACCCTGCTTCGCCCCTTTTTTGTATCTGTTTGATGAGAGGACGCACATCAAGATCAAGTTCTGTAGCATCTGTTACATTGAAGATGGATTTCAGGGGTACAGGATTTACAGGTAACCCATGCTGGTTCAATAAAAGATCCTTAAAGGTCAAAAGGAACATCCTGACTGTCTTTGCCGGGACGTTGATCCTGAAAACAGGCGTACCGTATCTGTTATTGCATGTAACAGTGAACCCGCCTGATCTCCTGTTAATGGCCGGGCTGAATGTGAATGATGCATTCCCCAGCTCTCTGAATGCATGATAGGCCAGACGGAACCAGAAACTCTCTTCCAGCATCTGTCCCCTTGTCCTGAATCCTCGTTCAATCATCAACCATGCACTTTTTGACATTGACTGATGATACAGGTTACTTAAGACAAGATTTCTGGCAGGGGAGGTATCCCCTTCCATAGTCTGAGGCCTCCCGATGCAGCGCTCTATAAATCTTGAGGTATCGCTTTCGCTGGAAAAATAACGTAACAGCTCATTATTTTTTGCATCATTTACAACGATGATATCTCCGGAATTTTGCTGAACCTTTTTCAGGCTGATTTGTCTTACAGGGGCATTGTTCCCCTCAACAAGCACTGATGCGACCCTGTACCAGACCCCTGACCTGAAAAGGGTATCAAAGGATTCTTTTGTAAGGGCGTGGGATATCTCGTGAAGCTCCTGCATATGAGCACAGACCCCCTCTTTTTGAAGCATGCAGGAACAGAAGATTTTACCTGATGGGGCATCTTCATTTTTTATATAAAAGGCAACCCCGGGGCTTTTATCGGATGGCGCTGGCAGCAGTGCTATTGAGTTACTGTGAAACTCAACACGGTCAAGTAATCCGGTTATATCAGGTTTTGTTGAGGACATGGTCTAATAATAAAAAAATATTTAAATTCTCAAGTAAAATGACTTAACTGCTAATTAATTCTGTAAAAGAGGGATTCTTTATAATATATTCCTCTTTTGTGCAACATGTAGATTTTAGAATGAAAAGAATGCAGGCCAAATAATGGAAATGAATATAAACAGGCAAATCCTTTCTGCCCCCCTCCTCCCCAAAGCCCTAGAAACCGGTGATGAAGGAAGCGCGGTACTTATGATTCTTAATAACCATTTAAACCCTGTTAAGCCGGGGAGTGACTTTAAATTGCCCACATTTAACCTCTCCCAAGCCATTTTGAATGCCCTGCACTCTGCCCGAAGAACAAATAGATTGATACAAGGGCTTGAGGAGACAGAAAAAAAACTGGATGCTGAGAGGGCAGGGATAGTACAGGCTGATAATAAAGCTGGTGCAGCAAGAAATGAACGAATATCCAGGCTGGCTGTTATTGCAAATGACGGAAGTGATCGTTTTTACAGGCAGGTAAAAAAAATGGTTAAAAACAACTATCCGAGGGTGCTCGCATTATGTATTGATGTAAGCTCCTATGAACTTGGCGAAAGGCTCTATGGCCCGGAAAAAAGGGCGCTATTTTTACTCTTAAACCATAAGGATGCAGTTATTAATCTATTGAAATCCCTCATTATTTAGAATATTCGATGACCAATAAATAACTCAAGGTTTTATCCCCTTATACCGATAAGGTACGATAGACTTAAAAACCATGTGGAGTAGAGTTTTAAACTTGATCAATAACCATATGATAAAACCAATTTTTAGCAGCAATACCACAAACAAAAAGATAGTATTTGCCTTTATAATCCCCATATTTTTTGTCCTTTCAGGGGTGCAGTTTAATGCATCTGGAATTACGCCAAGGCGATCTGATGATACCTTAACTATTGGGCATTCCTCAGAAAAGTTTTTTCTTAACATTATTGAGGGGCGGATAACCCTTGTTGCAAAGGAGAGCCCGCTTGGCCCCATACTGGAAGAGATAGGCAAGAGGAGCGGGGTTAAGATAATCTTGAGCCCAGCCATTCGGTCAAACCGGGTGACCCTTGACTGGAAAGCTATCCCCCTTGAGGATGGTATTAAAAAACTGGCAGGAAGCACAGGGCTTGTATATAAAAAAGATGAAAATGGTGCCATATATTTATCAGAGGTGCATGTTCTCCCGTCATCTCCTGAAGGGCCCGGCAAGGTGGATCATGAAGGGATTGAACCCAAAATAGCCTTAGCATCTATCAAACCGGTGGAGGGGAGCAGCCCGCAGGATGAACAAGGAACAACTTCATTAGAAAAAAAGATATCAGGAGCAGAAGATAAAAATGGCCGCATAGTAATGAATGAAATGGTGATCCGCTTTAACAGGGAATTGAGTGAGGAAGAGATTAATAAATTTCTTATTGATTCAAACATCAGCATTAAAAAATATATAGCCGCACTTAACTATCATATCCTCTCACTGCCCGAAGGGATGACATATTATGACGCACTTGCATATTTTAAATCAAAAAAGATGCTCTACCAGGCAGAGCCCAATTATATTATACCCATAAAGGCTATACCCGATGACCCCTCCTTCCCATTGCAGTGGGGGCTCAATAACAGCGTTGGTCCCAGTGTTAATGGTGCAGATATAGATGCACCCGAGGCATGGGATTTTTCTGACGGGGGCAGAGGGGTTGTGATAGCGGTAATTGATACAGGGGTGGATTATACCCATGAAGATCTTGCAGATAATATCTGGCAAAACCCTTATGAGATCCCTAGCAATAATATAGATGATGATGGCAATGGATATATTGATGATGTTATGGGCTGGGATTTTGTTGACAGACTATCAGGCAACCCTGACGAAGATTATGAAGGGCAGGACAATGACCCGCTTGACAGGCATGGCCACGGCACACATGTTGCCGGTATAATTGCTGCTGTTGCAAACAATGGAAAGGGTGTTGCCGGGGTTGCATACAACAGCAGGATAATGGCTGTAAGGGCTGCATACATGGATCAGTCAGGTGAGGGCATTCTTGAAAGCGCGGATGCTGCGCAGGCGATTCTCTATGCAGCGGAGAACGGCGCAGATATCATTAACATAAGCTGGGGCGACTATGTGGAGTCAGCCATTATCAGGGATGCGATTGCTTTTGCCTCATCCAGGGGCATAATTATAAGCGCCTCTGCCGGTAATGACAGCACAGGCAGCAGGATATACCCTGCTGCATTGGATAACCCAGCCATTATTGCTGTGAGCGCCACAGACAGGCATAACAACAGGGCAACCTTTTCTAATTATGGAAACTGGATTCATGTATCTGCGCCTGGTAAGGATATCTACAGCACAAAGCCGGGTAATACATACGGATACCTGAGCGGCACATCAATGGCTACGCCACATGTATCAGGCCTTGCCGCCTTGATTATTTCGGCAACACCCGGGATCAGCCCCCTTGAGGTAAAGGCAAGGATAATGAATTCGGTTGATGTGATGGGGTCTCTTGAAGGTAAAAATATTTCCTCAGGCCGC
The sequence above is drawn from the Desulfatiglans sp. genome and encodes:
- a CDS encoding DEAD/DEAH box helicase — translated: MSSTKPDITGLLDRVEFHSNSIALLPAPSDKSPGVAFYIKNEDAPSGKIFCSCMLQKEGVCAHMQELHEISHALTKESFDTLFRSGVWYRVASVLVEGNNAPVRQISLKKVQQNSGDIIVVNDAKNNELLRYFSSESDTSRFIERCIGRPQTMEGDTSPARNLVLSNLYHQSMSKSAWLMIERGFRTRGQMLEESFWFRLAYHAFRELGNASFTFSPAINRRSGGFTVTCNNRYGTPVFRINVPAKTVRMFLLTFKDLLLNQHGLPVNPVPLKSIFNVTDATELDLDVRPLIKQIQKRGEAGFLKGEGIDRFKYDDLIYLPEPGIMAELERPGKERQFRAPVKMALKKSAIPLLADEDERETAHSDTLLTKEVKPAKILKEYERIDLSPEAIDRNFCRVSIKYRFGNSDLSLNNILRAVKNGERYIVTDSGWVDTRSPEIGAIADCFKGTDPDTGSEVLKLTRTGLLRFKTSSRNLNVVGNKSKVGDLLKNILALKPSRPVPVPAGLRSSLREYQKLGTEWLYYLYENFFGGLLCDDMGLGKTHQVMAFLLSLREEQGITGPFLVVCPMTVLSHWQAKIREHAPSLKETVYHGGARDLEEAIKTGGLILTSYGILTRDIEKLAERHFPVTVFDEIQHIKNAETKAHRAARQINADIKVGLTGTPIENRLEELKVLFDLTVPGYLGSDTDFYLRYIRAIQEQGKKERQEELARVVSPFILRRLKTSVLEELPEKIEDVLKCTLSKEQVMLYRNAVESRGAGLIDTLKNGRASVPYIHIFALLNLLKQICNHPALIEKAPEKYERYESGKWELFKEILNEGIESGQKVVVYSQYLDMINIIERYLAKQGTGFISLTGKSRNRGDIIKRFSDDPDCRVFIGSLKAGGVGIDLIAASVVIHYDRWWNAAKEDQATDRVHRIGQKRGVQVFKLVTEGTLEEKISAIISRKKDLMESIIKEDDPGLLKGFSREELMELISF
- a CDS encoding S8 family serine peptidase — protein: MIKPIFSSNTTNKKIVFAFIIPIFFVLSGVQFNASGITPRRSDDTLTIGHSSEKFFLNIIEGRITLVAKESPLGPILEEIGKRSGVKIILSPAIRSNRVTLDWKAIPLEDGIKKLAGSTGLVYKKDENGAIYLSEVHVLPSSPEGPGKVDHEGIEPKIALASIKPVEGSSPQDEQGTTSLEKKISGAEDKNGRIVMNEMVIRFNRELSEEEINKFLIDSNISIKKYIAALNYHILSLPEGMTYYDALAYFKSKKMLYQAEPNYIIPIKAIPDDPSFPLQWGLNNSVGPSVNGADIDAPEAWDFSDGGRGVVIAVIDTGVDYTHEDLADNIWQNPYEIPSNNIDDDGNGYIDDVMGWDFVDRLSGNPDEDYEGQDNDPLDRHGHGTHVAGIIAAVANNGKGVAGVAYNSRIMAVRAAYMDQSGEGILESADAAQAILYAAENGADIINISWGDYVESAIIRDAIAFASSRGIIISASAGNDSTGSRIYPAALDNPAIIAVSATDRHNNRATFSNYGNWIHVSAPGKDIYSTKPGNTYGYLSGTSMATPHVSGLAALIISATPGISPLEVKARIMNSVDVMGSLEGKNISSGRINAYAALMPGASGPCIFSVSPYRVQEGEAITISGYGFGENQHEGFVSITGYMPLNIISWGNGHIVCQAPRGEHTGWLSVTTRGGTTKGILVDSVINQYDETLSTNRFINGGIRQNWHGDDQSWSYTLPFAFPFFGHEYKELFISSNGFIDFASTTPSYLKSEEMLSGRVMISPFWDDLVIDPVEHPEHDIYIHMPSNDSICFRWSAKSYYTDSDINVEVTLHRDGRIEFNYGEGNSATSPVIGISAGDSKNYLLSTLNRKSLLSCVDTVIFIPGDRKFPLFLKKGWNLVSVPVRPNDSLVPIVLGDAYNSIETIWGYFYNAWQIHIAGMFPESDFLTMKDNYGYWVNSGENALRIRISGELAQGAISLSKGWNLTGYKSFEIKPVSDAISSIAGKVQSIWTYKNGKWYVYDPLHPEFSDLVFMEPGLGYWINTKESCEWAQ